TAGCTGCCTGGGTGCCTGCATGGAGATTCTAACCTCAGTCCGTCTGAGATTGGCCCTGCGTGTATGGTTCTGGTCTAGTTCGTTCCCCAGGCTAAGAACCACACTGCGCTGAGCTTAGTTAGTTTGACAAAAATGTTCCTCTCCCTCTGTGTCTTTCAAACCCTGGGTGGGTTTAAAATGAGCAGCACTGGGCTTTATTAACTTCGCTTGGGGCTTCTGTGTTGGCAGAATCCTAGTAGCTAATGTCAGAAGAAAGTGACTCTCTGAGAACCAGCCCCTCTGTGGCCTCGCTTTCTGAAAATGAGCTGCTGCCAGCCCCCGAGCCTCTTGGCTATGTGTGCTCGCTGACAGAAGAACTGGTCACCAAAGCCAAGGAGGAGCTGCAGGAGAAGCCAGAATGGAGACTTCGGGATGTCCAGGCCCTTCGTGACATGGTACGGAAGGAGTACCCAAACCTGAGCACCTCACTCGATGATGCCTTCCTGCTGCGCTTCCTCAGAGCTCGCAAGTTTGATTACGACCGGGCCCTGCAGCTCCTGGTCAACTACCACAGCTGCAGGAGAAGCTGGCCCGAAGTCTTCAATAACCTGAAGCCCTCAGCCTTAAAAGATGTCCTAGCTTCTGGATTCCTCACCGTGCTGCCCCACACAGACCCCAGGGGCTGCCATATCCTCTGCATCCGCCCAGGTATTTTCCACACTGTTGTGGGGCATGTGTGTACACTCTCATTTGGGTTGTGTATTAGTCCCCTACGGCTGCCTTAACAAAGCATCATAAACTGGGTGgtgtaaaagaacagaaattggttctctcacacttctggaggccagaagcctgAAACCAAGTTGTTGGCAAGGTTGATTTTTTCCGGAGGGTCCTGAGGGAGAATCCGTTCCATGCCTCTTTTCTAGCTGCCAGTGGCTTCCCGCAGTCCTTGGCGTTCCTTAGCTTATGGATgtatcactccaacctctgcctctgTTGTTGCATGGCTttcttccctgtgtctctctggcTATGTCTCTTTCCTACTTATGAGgataccagtcatattggattagggccctccctccccacccattAGGTTAATGAATTAATTATATTTgcagagaccctatttccaaacaaggttgcATTCACAAGTAACAggcattaggacttcaacatatcttttttggggaacacaaatcAACCCATATCAGAATGTGTGTCCAGcatcctgtcttccattgctaTCCCCTCACCACCTCATTTTAATCAAGGCTCCTTTGACTGCAAATGACAAAAACCTACTCAAACCGCTTAAGAAAAAAGGCAGGCTATAGTCTAAGGAGACAGAGCTACCTCACAGACCAGAGAGCTGAAAGTGCAGCAGATCCCACTAGGCCCTAAAACTAGGACCCAGAATGTCCTCAGGAGTGAAGAGGGCCACGcctctgtctgtcagtctgtATGTCTCTCTAGGCCGCACATTTCTGCTGCCCTTTCTAGATCTTCACACCTCTCTCTCTGCAGACTGGCTTTTGCTGCATCTGTGCACATGGCCGAATCTGCCCCTACTCAGCCTCCAGGcttacctggccagccaactaaGTTCCCTCAGTCCAAGCTCCAGATTCTAGAAGAGAATCCGCAGGGCTGAAGAATCTCCCCCTGGACATAGGGTACAAGTGTGGCTGCCAGAACCCCCTGGACCTCTCCTTTGTGAGCAGGTTGGGGTACAGATCTCAGTGAAAGGGGGTGTGGGCTGGGCAGACGCCTGAAAAGGTGTCTGCTACGTGCTGCCTCcaacctttccttcctttcctccactTTGTTAAGCCCCTGAAAGGATCCACTTTAGATTCACTTCTTGATCTTAGTAACCAGTATACCTTACATTTCTTTGGCATGGCAGTTGTCAGTTGGGGGCtgctccctgccccctccccctcaCAGGGCATTTAGAAATGTGTGGGAACATGGATTGGTTGACACAATGACTGGGGGTGCTAGAACTTGAGCCATCTGATTCGTATTCCTATTCTCTTCCATGACAGCAAGTACATTATACACTCAGGAGTGTCCACCACTCCACCCCCAGCTGCAACAGTGTCCATCAAACCAGAGTGGAGAAAATACGTGGAAGTAAGAGTACATAGTTCTTCCCGAGTTAGCCAGAAAACGTGGACATGCTGGCAGCCCTCTTGTGCTCATGCATACAAACTCTTCTTGAGGGGAAGTCTGATGGGGAGTGGCAGTCTTCCTGCACCTCCCTCTGTCTTTAAGCCATCTGTCACTGTTCCCTTTAGTCATCTACCAAACCCTCTTTGGAGATGAAGTCATTCCCTTGAGCCTTTACTATGCACCAGGCACAGTGTTAACTGCCTTACCTGCTGTTCTAGGCACTTTCTATTTAGGGGTGTTCCTTTTAAAATAAGCAGTGCATTGGAAATTTCAGGGCACCAAAAGTCCTAGGAGCTAGTCAACAGACTTTTATGCTGCTCTTCTGTACTCAACTCAGAAGAATGTTACAAAACAGATCTTACCACACTGGTTTCAGCTCTTTGCTTGTGTGGTTTCAACCCTTTGGTCCTGAGATGAAATTTTTCCGTAGGTCCGAAGCAGAGACCTGGATCCCTCCCCAACAACCCAACTCTTTAGGAGGAGGCGTGCCTTCACAGAGAGCTTTGTTCTCAACTGGGCATCGGCTTCACCTCCTGATAACCTCTTCTAGGACATATGTGATTGGAAAGGATGATGTCCAGCTATTTAATCAGCAGCAACATTAAACAGCAAGCTGGCACAATGTGCAGACAAAGATTTTTCCTAGGAATTTTGCACGTATCACGTGTTCCATTGGTGTCAATCATGTGAGGTTTCATCTTTCTAAAAGATAGATCTGTACACAGATTTTAGTGAGATTTTCTTCAGAATGCTGCTTAATAGTCAAAAGTtgatattttcatctttttcccaaagagaaaaaaaatcattaagtaTATTAGAGGAATATATTAAAGGAGCTTCCAGCCTCAAAAGAGGAATTTGACGAGGGATCTCCTGAACATAAGCGTTAAGCTCCACCTTCACGACATCTCCTGACGGCGGTGTATGAGTCAGGACTTGGTCTTTGGGTGGCAGACAACAGAAGCCGATGCAGACCGGCTGGAACAAAAAAGGGAACGCATTTGCTCAGCTAACCAAAGCGTAGGCACAGCTGTTTTGGGGGGCTGACCATGGCATTGGAAAGATGTCTCCATCTCTGCAGTCTTCAGCATGAGCTTTGTTCCTGGGCCAGCTCTTGCCTCATGGGGCCCCTGCATCTCAGGCTCACAACCTCAACACTGCAAATGCGAAGAGAGAGATTATCTTTCCAAAGGCCTAAGGTCTCAACATTGAGTCTCATTGGCTCTGCTTGACCTGGTCAGGAGGATGCAGCCCCCAGGATGGCCCAGCCAGGTCACTTGCCCACCTCTGGCACCAGAAGTCAAGTCAGTTCTGCCCAAACTGCATGACTAGGGTGGGGAGAGGGTAATCCCCAAGAAAATCAGGATGGTGTTATGAGAATAAGGGGAACTATTGGATGGCAGAAAGCACAGATgtctgctaaaccaaaaaaaaaaaacaaacccagtgccatcaagtcgattctgactcatagcgaccctgtaggactgagtagaactgctccatagtgtttccaaagagcgcctggtggatttgaacggccaaccctctggttagcagctgtagcacttaaccactacaccaccagggtttccagatgtctGCTAAGGTAGATAATATTATGCCATTCTACTTATGGGATAATGGAGGCTCAGAGCaactaacttgcccaagatcacacagctagtaaggttAAGATCCAGGTATATCTCACTTCAGAGCTAATACTTTTAACCTCAACACTCGATTGCTTTCCCATTTCATAAGCTGCTGCTGTGTCTCATCACTAACCTGTGTAGAATCTAGCAATTAAAATCTCTTTCTTTTCCAGTTTAAACAACCGTTTTAGAAAGGAGATAAATTTTAGCCTGTCTGATTACTTGTTTGTATTCATTTCCGTAACATACTGTCCATCTCTTATGACTGTAGACAGATGGATCCCAAGCAGTTATCCAATTACTGAGAACATCCGAGCCATATACTTGACATTAGAAAAGCTCATTCAGTCTGAAGAAACCCAGGTGAATGGAATTGTAATCCTTGCTGACTACAAAGGAGTGAGCTTATCAAAGGCATCTCATTTCGGCCCTTTTATAGCCAAAAAGGTGATTGGCATCCTCCAGGTATGGTCTGTATCTGTCGTGTGTCTGTTCCAGGGTGGTGTGGGCTTTCTTAGGGCCCCATCCATTTACCGCAGATGGGACATGCAAACCCTACTTTCTACTCCTACAATCAGAAAAATACATAAGCATTCTGGGAAAAACTTTAAGAAATTCTGTTTACTACTCAGTCTCCTCAGGGTCTCCAGCATTTTCCGAGTGCCTTCAATCCGGGCAGGTTGTTGTTAGGGCAGGAGTCAAAAAAGCAGGGAAATGCTCTCtgcattttatattatttttttatccaGAAGGCAGAGGAATTCTCCTAACAAAGGAAACTCAGGGATTGTGCTGCCCCCGGTGGAGCCTCTCAGGTTGTCTATGGTCTATGGGACCTGTGGGCGTGGAGCACAGTTGGACTGGGTTTTGGCCAGGTGCTTTCACATGTCATGTTCTGTGTTTCAGAACACAAGCCAGTGAGAGCCTTAACATTCTCTCATTCAAACAAAAGTTCTTTGTCTGCAGTGCCTGATGGTTTACCAAGTGCATTTGCAGTCATTACAATCCATTCAGTTCTTCAAGTAATCCTCTGAGAGAGACAGGGCAAGAATGCTTTTCCTTCTtgataaatggggaaactgaAACCTCCAGAGCATGTAACTTGGTCAAAGCCACATGGCTACAAGGGACTAGAGCCTGATTTTGATTCCTTGTTCATTCTGACCCGCCACCTGGGGCATGGCTCTTGTTAACTATGAGCACCAGTGACACTAGAGTTCTTAGTTGAGTCCCACAAATGTGTTTGAGcccctactgtgtaccaggctcATTATTTAGGCACACAAATGTCATATTTAGTCATTATTATAAATCTGAATTCTGCCTTTAGCCAGTACTCTGGCTTCCCTTGGCTTCCACCCTTCTTTTGATGCCCCCTGCTAAGTACCGTGTAGATAATGAGTTTGGATCAGTGTTTTCCTAGTGTTCTGTAAAATGATAACATGATCTGGAGGGAAAGTTCTGGAAAAAACTAAGGGCTAAATAAGTTTGGGAAATGTGGCCTGGTATATCCTCCTGTTGTGAATTTCATAGTAAATATTTGCATGTGGAAGGCTCTGAACAGTCCTGCAGTTAAGGAAACTCATTTGACTCTTTAGTCTACTGTTTCTCAAATTCATTTACCCACCCTGGAACCCTGTCAGCATCACACACAATAGCACCCTGAGAAATGTGCCTCTGGCAGCTCTGATCCAGAAGGTCTGATGTTTGCTAGATCCTTCCACACTCAGACCGGTTTTTGCCTCAAGAGGAGCAGCTCTGC
Above is a genomic segment from Loxodonta africana isolate mLoxAfr1 chromosome 24, mLoxAfr1.hap2, whole genome shotgun sequence containing:
- the TTPAL gene encoding alpha-tocopherol transfer protein-like isoform X1 → MSEESDSLRTSPSVASLSENELLPAPEPLGYVCSLTEELVTKAKEELQEKPEWRLRDVQALRDMVRKEYPNLSTSLDDAFLLRFLRARKFDYDRALQLLVNYHSCRRSWPEVFNNLKPSALKDVLASGFLTVLPHTDPRGCHILCIRPDRWIPSSYPITENIRAIYLTLEKLIQSEETQVNGIVILADYKGVSLSKASHFGPFIAKKVIGILQDGFPIRIKAVHVVNEPRIFKGIFAIIKPFLKEKIANRFFLHGSDLNSLHTNLPRSILPKEYGGTAGELDITAWNEVLLASEEVFVREFCQPVPACDSILGEALLPEGLTSDAQCDDSMRAMKSQLYSCY
- the TTPAL gene encoding alpha-tocopherol transfer protein-like isoform X2, producing the protein MSEESDSLRTSPSVASLSENELLPAPEPLGYVCSLTEELVTKAKEELQEKPEWRLRDVQALRDMVRKEYPNLSTSLDDAFLLRFLRARKFDYDRALQLLVNYHSCRRSWPEVFNNLKPSALKDVLASGFLTVLPHTDPRGCHILCIRPDRWIPSSYPITENIRAIYLTLEKLIQSEETQVNGIVILADYKGVSLSKASHFGPFIAKKVIGILQFFLHGSDLNSLHTNLPRSILPKEYGGTAGELDITAWNEVLLASEEVFVREFCQPVPACDSILGEALLPEGLTSDAQCDDSMRAMKSQLYSCY